Proteins encoded together in one Canis lupus familiaris isolate Mischka breed German Shepherd unplaced genomic scaffold, alternate assembly UU_Cfam_GSD_1.0 chrUn_S1970H2169, whole genome shotgun sequence window:
- the LOC119878844 gene encoding olfactory receptor 2G6-like has translation MEESNNSSEKGFLLLGFADDPQLERILFVIILLFYILNILGNTAIILVSYLAPILHTPMYFFLSNLSCVDICFTTSVAPQLLVTMNKKEKNMSYGGCVAQLYVAMGLGSSECILLAVMAYDRYAAVCRPLQYTTIMHPQLCASLAIIAWLSGLITSLIQCSLTVQLPLCGHRKLDHIVCEVPVLIKLACVDTTINEIELFVASVIFLIVPVSLILVSYGFITKTVLRIKSAAGRRKAFGTCSSHLIVVIIFYGTIIFMYLQPAKSSSKNQGKFVSLFYTIVTPVLNPIIYTLRNKDVKGALRTLVMRNVLVSKNT, from the coding sequence ATGGAGGAAAGCAACAACAGTTCTGAAAAGGGATTTCTTCTGCTGGGATTCGCAGATGATCCCCAACTAGAAAGGATCCTTTTTGtcataattttgcttttctacATCTTGAACATTCTGGGGAACACTGCCATCATTTTGGTGTCTTATTTAGCCCCCATACTCCACACTCCAATGTACTTTTTCCTTAGCAATCTCTCTTGTGTGGACATCTGCTTTACCACCAGCGTTGCCCCACAGTTGCTGGTTaccatgaataaaaaagaaaaaaacatgagctATGGTGGATGTGTGGCCCAGCTCTATGTGGCTATGGGGTTGGGATCCTCTGAATGTATTCTTTTGGCAGTCATGGCTTATGATCGATATGCTGCTGTCTGCCGGCCTCTGCAATACACAACTATTATGCATCCTCAGCTTTGTGCTTCCCTGGCCATCATAGCATGGCTCAGTGGTCTTATCACCTCCTTAATTCAATGCTCCCTTACTGTGCAGCTGCCCCTTTGTGGTCATCGCAAACTGGACCACATTGTCTGCGAGGTTCCTGTGCTCATCAAACTGGCCTGTGTGGACACAacaatcaatgaaatagaactcTTTGTGGCCAGTGTGATTTTTCTAATTGTCCCTGTGTCACTCATCCTAGTCTCCTATGGCTTTATAACAAAAACTGTGCTGAGGATAAAATCAGCAGCAGGGCGCCGGAAGGCCTTTGGGACTTGTTCTTCCCACCTGATTGTGGTCATCATTTTTTATGGAACCATCATCTTTATGTACCTTCAGCCAGCCAAAAGTAGCTCAAAAAACCAGGGaaagtttgtttctcttttctacaCCATAGTCACCCCAGTCTTAAACCCCATTATCTAtactctgagaaacaaagatgTGAAAGGGGCCTTGAGAACACTGGTGATGAGAAATGTTTTAGTTTCAAAAAATACATGA